In one Nicotiana sylvestris chromosome 8, ASM39365v2, whole genome shotgun sequence genomic region, the following are encoded:
- the LOC104247277 gene encoding uncharacterized protein, whose translation MNIDQAEKENDENPTPANLYRLRSAQNTKLMLEVQERNIVMLQMLRTIYAAQDAANAEEEAANAEDEMANAGNVDETGDEDNKDDEDSEKDDDDSEGADVEEYSETDEDDDCGGANAKDSEKDDDDDSETNEDDDSEGAKAKDSKAEHSEGVDTKDSEDEDD comes from the exons ATGAATATTGACCaagcagaaaaagaaaatgatgagAACCCTACACCTGCTAATCTTTACCGTCTTCGCTCCGCTCAGAACACCAAGTTAATGTTGGAGGTGCAGGAGAGGAATATAGTGATGCTGCAAATGCTTAGAACAATTTATGCTGCGCAAGATGCTGCAAATGCTGAGGAAGAAGCTGCAAATGCTGAGGACGAAATG GCAAATGCTGGAAATGTGGATGAGACTGGAGATGAAGACAACAAGGATGATGAGGATTCTGAGAAAGATGATGATGATTCTGAGGGAGCAGATGTTGAGGAATATTCTGAGACAGATGAGGATGATGATTGTGGTGGAGCGAATGCTAAGGATTCTGagaaagatgatgatgatgattcggAGACAAATGAGGATGATGATTCTGAGGGAGCGAAGGCTAAGGATTCTAAGGCTGAGCATTCTGAGGGAGTGGATACTAAGGATTCAGAGGATGAAGATGATTGA
- the LOC104247276 gene encoding uncharacterized protein, with amino-acid sequence MNIDQAKKENDENPTPANLHRLCSAQNTKLMLEVQERNIVMLQMLRTIYAAQDAANAEEEAANSEDENGDANGEEAQGGQTNAGNVDETGDENNKDDEDSEKDDDDSEGEDVEEYSETDEDDDCGGADAKDSEKDDDDDSETNEDDDSETDEDDDSEGAKAKDSKAEDSEGVDTKDSEDEDD; translated from the coding sequence ATGAATATTGACCaagcaaaaaaagaaaatgatgagAACCCTACACCTGCTAATCTTCACCGTCTTTGCTCCGCTCAGAACACCAAGTTAATGTTGGAGGTGCAGGAGAGGAATATAGTGATGCTGCAAATGCTTAGAACAATTTATGCTGCGCAAGATGCTGCAAATGCTGAGGAAGAAGCTGCAAATTCTGAGGACGAAAATGGTGATGCAAATGGTGAAGAAGCTCAGGGTGGGCAGACAAATGCTGGAAATGTGGATGAGACTGGAGATGAAAACAACAAGGATGATGAGGATTCTGAGAAAGATGATGATGATTCTGAGGGAGAAGATGTTGAGGAATATTCTGAGACAGATGAGGATGATGATTGTGGTGGAGCGGATGCTAAGGATTCTGagaaagatgatgatgatgattcggAGACAAATGAGGATGATGATTCTGAGACAGACGAGGATGATGATTCTGAGGGAGCGAAGGCTAAGGATTCTAAGGCTGAGGATTCTGAGGGAGTGGATACTAAGGATTCAGAGGATGAAGATGATTGA